A region of Salmo salar chromosome ssa17, Ssal_v3.1, whole genome shotgun sequence DNA encodes the following proteins:
- the LOC106576109 gene encoding transmembrane protein 229A, with translation MANCRRESPRSQAGQGSGSLGAAMKPRQRDPSSELGDAGESMTELPQWLRIYFYGMHGITLDILLSSVQGLLTDSDPKLFGFSSPYLYIMHSVTHFLLEKIYSQKKCFQGRTAVFHLVFYPSVYIGLQILIGNINTLTEHVRIVSATHLVVHYLLALYFTQVFHKGLARLRYQCPGKRTMSTPEKRTLEPLPNNGLPDVVRFLFFGMHGFLDEIIFTSIFNLVEKSDRTMSGHTSLWSFLMYGSCSFVVEKLYLHLHFRRGWSTWRRLPIYICFIYTWEFCWGLALRQYNACSWDYSHYPFNFMGLITLLYLPGWVCISLYQDILSNVLLRVVVCAKDED, from the coding sequence atgGCCAACTGTCGGAGAGAGAGCCCGCGGAGCCAGGCAGGACAGGGAAGTGGCAGTCTGGGAGCAGCGATGAAGCCCCGGCAGAGAGATCCATCCAGCGAGTTAGGGGACGCGGGCGAATCAATGACAGAGCTACCACAATGGTTGCGGATTTATTTCTATGGGATGCACGGTATCACTTTGGATATCCTTCTGTCGTCGGTACAAGGGCTTTTGACTGACAGCGACCCCAAACTGTTCGGCTTTTCCTCCCCGTACCTCTACATCATGCACTCGGTGACCCATTTCTTGCTGGAAAAAATATATTCGCAAAAGAAGTGCTTTCAAGGACGCACAGCAGTTTTCCACCTTGTTTTCTATCCCTCTGTGTACATCGGGTTGCAGATTCTGATTGGGAATATAAACACGCTGACCGAGCACGTTAGAATAGTCTCTGCCACTCATCTCGTAGTTCACTACCTACTGGCCCTGTACTTCACCCAAGTATTCCACAAGGGGCTTGCGCGGCTGCGCTACCAATGCCCCGGGAAACGGACCATGTCTACCCCGGAAAAGCGCACCCTGGAGCCGCTGCCTAATAACGGTCTGCCCGATGTTGTGCGATTCCTCTTCTTTGGAATGCATGGCTTTCTGGACGAGATAATTTTTACCTCGATATTCAACCTTGTGGAGAAATCGGACCGGACCATGAGCGGCCACACGTCCCTGTGGTCCTTCCTGATGTACGGAAGCTGCAGCTTCGTGGTAGAGAAACTCTACCTGCATTTGCACTTCAGACGGGGCTGGAGCACCTGGAGGCGGCTCCCCATCTATATCTGCTTCATCTACACCTGGGAGTTCTGTTGGGGGCTGGCGCTGCGGCAGTACAACGCATGCTCATGGGACTATTCCCACTATCCATTCAACTTCATGGGCCTGATCACGCTCCTCTACCTGCCCGGATGGGTCTGCATCAGTCTCTACCAGGATATTCTGTCCAACGTTCTGCTGCGCGTGGTAGTGTGTGCCAAAGACGAGGATTGA